ACGTGCAGCTGCCCGATGGCCGCCTGCAGAGGGTCACCTACACCGTCAACGGTGACTCAGGCTTCGTGGCCGACGTGACCTACGAGGGCGAGCCCCGGTATGCCCCCCAGAGTTACGCTCCAGCCCCCGCCCCCTCCTACAGGCCAGCACCCACCCCGCCAGCCTACCAGTGAgcaccacgcaccacacactGTACACAATTATTTATTAAAGCATTCATGACCTGTACCTCTTGTTTCACCAAAAACCCACCGCTGGTGACCCCCAGGGACAAGTCACAGAGAAACATCCTGGTAATAGAACAAGTCACAGAGATACATTCTGGTGGCGGAACAAGTCACAGAGATACATTCTGGTGGCGGAACAAGTCACAGAGATACATTCTGGTGGCGGAACAAGTCACAGAGATACACGGAACAAGTCACTAAGAAACATCTTCGTGACGTGGGCATTCGACACATGTTACACAACTACCTGACAGTGAAGCACTTCTGTCTCTATTTGCTATAAGTATTACACAACATATAGTCGATCTCAAAaagcctttcctttcttttatttgcaaCACACGCTTTATTCTTGATGATCCAGGTAGCCTATTGAAGTATGTTTATCTACTGTAATTTATAACTATCAAACTACACTTTTtttacaaagaattttacaacacacaatacaacactGCCTGATTTCATGATAACAGCCTGAAGCTTAGTAATATAATATGATTTAGCCATCAAAAGATTGAGAAGATCTTGTCAGTCTGTGTTGAATGTATGGCCACACCTCGGAATGCGGTGGATCGTCCTGCATTATGATGTGTTGGTAAGCTCATATGTGAAACTTCTGTTGCCTTCAGCGCATCCACATAGGAATATACACAAAACTATGTAATGTGGATAcagtctttatttctttgactCAGGCCTCACGAGATGTCATTCCAGCAATCAGAAGACCGTGTTCAATAACTtgaatttatttcatttattcttattttctgccACAGATAATTTTCTTCACCAAACACAAATGCACTTTTCCGTACACTAACTACCACAGAAAGCTTCATTGCCGCTACAAATTGTTAAACGTTTAGTATTGTTGTGTGTAAATGCATGTCCACACCTGTAAATATTGTTTACGAAAAGAAAGTTTGCAACATGTTCTGAAGCCGCTTCCAAACAGTTTGCAAGCCATTTTCCAGAGATTTGAAAGCAGTTCAGAAATAAATTTCCACGTAAAATGATGGCAGAGTTCATACATGAGTAGATGGATGTAAGGGTGACTGGACAGCcgggtagataaatagatggatgtaTGGATGACTGGATAAATGCTTGGATGTGTGGCTAAGTGGATAgatgaagataagaatgaataaatgggcggagagatgaatggagggtgaatgaatgaataaatagatggctGGATGAATGAATTAGTAAACAATTGTATGAatatgtgaatgaatgaatgaatcaatcaatcaaattaTTAATCAAATAACGTGTAAATGGATTGAATGATGgataaaataagaatgaaaagttgAAGTACATCAAAAATATTCGCTAGAAATTAATGAATggtggatgaaaagaaatattggtaggatgactgagttgatggatgggtgggaggataaatgaatgaatgaatatatgggTGGgtggataaatgaatgaaaagatgaatggGTGAGTGAATGGATAATTGAAAGGTTGGGTGGGTGGacaaattaatgaataagttggtgtgtggatggatggacggatgaatgaatgaatcggttggtgtgttggttgttgaatggataaataaatggataaatgaatggctgggtgggtgaaactttttttttttttttaatgcttcggcctatagtgcctgtaggcacatTTGAAGAGTacgtataggaagcgctgttcagcttccacccattagtggcgcaggcaatttgatctatagtggtacccattttaaggcctatatcaccacccaagagcatctttggtgtaaccacctagaacctggatatcattgTGACATGTAGGCAACATTAAACCATTCCACAAATGGCTTACTTTCAAggcggtacatggtgggattctaATCTACTTATGGACGTCTactcgatcccacgctcaccaccttatccactacgccaccggcacaaaagaacaacaacagcaaaaataagaacaaacaacaacaaaaaaatacatgatcACATCTCGACAATGAGTTCAGAGGCCCGTCCTTCACTAGAGGGCGGCGCCCCTCAGACCGCCCCTCTAGTGTAtgtaaggatggatggatggatggatggatggatgaatgaatgaacggatGATTGAGTGGATGATTGAATGGATGAAacgaaggaatgatgaaaaatagtaaTTCGTATACAGCGGCCGCAAGAAACAAATTCGATTAACTGTAAACACCGTAGCAAAGCGCCGACGGTCAACACTATGGTCAGACGGTACTGAGAGGGATTAAAGTGTCACAAATGGCGACGCCCTGATGATGTCAGTCTTACTTTCTGAATCATTATCAGTAAATGTCAGAGAGATTAGGTGAAGAGATCCGTCACACGGTCTCCTGCCCGATTCCCCATCCATGCaatctttccctttccatcttaATACCTGCACTTCTCCTCATCAAAGTGAGAGTCCCACCTTTACCCGGCATGGTTcacgtttttctatatatttttttctctctgccatGCAACAAGACACTAAAAGTCAATCCAGAGAGCCACATCACTGCCTAAAGATCACCTCGCTGCTTCTGTTTCAACTAAAACATCCTTACTTGAACCTTTTCGTTCTTCCAACATTTACACTTCCGAGCCTATCCACAAGAAGCAGCCACATATTTGTACAAATATACTGTCTGTGGCAGTTGCCTCTAAATAACAAGCTATTGTAATGCAACCATCTGCACTGGACACTCGCGAAAGTTTCTTCTGAACACAACGCTTGCTAACAGCTGCTGCAACTGCTTCCCGTAGAGCTATTGCGTGTGAAAGGAACGTTAGTAGAGAATCAAGCACAAAATACATGAGCTACCTAATGCAAGATGAGCTCAATTTTACTAATCCTACACTCAAATGATTTACATAGTATACCATGAAGCGTAAAAATATTTATGTAGTAGAATCTATTACGCAAATTCAGCAAGGTGAAGATACCAGATTCGacataacgataaaaaaaaaaataaataaataaataaaaaaaaaaaagaagcattttCACATATTAAGAAATTTTACTCTTCCTGAAGCCACACAACCAGTACATCACAAATTTGCCAACATATTGCACTCCACTCGCCGGAAGCACATTACCAGCACAGGTGACATTCACCGCAACTATCCAGATAATGAGCCTTGACCGCCAGGACATcgcccaccaccacagcaccacctcGCCGCCTCTTTCACCACCCTACCTCCTGCCACCGAGTGTCTCTTCTTTAACGTGCAGCAAAGCATCACAGCAACCTCTTGGACATAaaagaacaacagcagcaaaaatagcaacaaacaACATAATAATTACACGACCGTATCTCGACAAAGAGTTTAAAGGCCCGTCCTTCACTAGAGGGCGGCGCCCCTCAGACCGCCTCTCGAGTGACGTCAACGAGGCAGTAACACTCCACAGTATATAAGGCGGCGCGTCCCTCCTCGATCATCACTCGTGATCAGCTCCAGTCACACTAGCCATGGCTCTCAAGGTAGTGCAGCCCGTGATTTTATCTCAGAGATTCCTATTAAGCGTTCATGAAACTTCCTTCTCGCCAAGATTCAATAGTGCCTCTCTTACAGGAAACAAAGAATTGCTGTCATTATGGATGTTAAGTAACATATGAGGACAATTGATTTCTTTTATGGTATCatccctatgtgtgtgtgtgtgtgtgtgtgtgtgtgtgtgtgtgtgtgtgtgtgtgtgtgtgtgtgtgtgtcgccttgcCGTGAATCAAAtctcttaatttcctttttcttctccaggTTGTCCTGCTTTCCGCCCTCGTGGCAGCCGCCCTCGCCCGCCCCGACACGCCCTACCACCCCCCAGCATCCTCCTACCACGCCCCTGCCCCAGACGTGAGTATCTTTTCTCCTGAAGGAGGGTGTTCAATTTCACAGCGCTGAGTCGAGGCCACGCTTACTGCCACGCTCCATCCCCTCCAGGCACCGCCCAGGTACGACTACAATTACGCCGTGGTGGACGACTACTCCGGCAACAACTACAATGCCCAGGAGGCGCGCGACGGCTACGACACCCAGGGATCCTACCTCGTGCAGCTGCCCGACGGCCGCCTGCAGAGGGTCACCTACACCGTCAACGGCGACTCAGGCTTCGTGGCCGACGTGACCTACGAGGGCGAAGCCCAGTATGCCCCCCAAAGATACGCCCCCGCCCCCCCACCCTCCTACAGGCCAGCGCCCACCCCGCCAGCCTACCAGTGAGCACCCCGCACCACACACTGTACACAATTATTTATTAAAGCATTCATGACCTGCACCTCTTGTTTCACTTAAAACCAGCCTGACGACACAAACACAACCTTCCACGTGTCCTGCGTCTCCTGCAGGGCAACCGTTGCGGTTCACTGAACGACCAGGGCTCATTCATTGCATCTGTCACATGTCTCACTCCCTCGGGACTCTTGCCATGATGGAAACTGCACCACTTGTTGAAATATTCGCAAGAAGGATTGTTTTTTGCAGACTGTGACTGGAAACCCAACGTGTTACTTAAAGTCTTGATCCAAACTGTTTGAGGTGGTGGCTGCGGTGTTTCGTGTTATTTTTGTCGTTGCTCCAAGATCCATGTTCGGTTCGCTCTTGGGTTCGTCAAATTCGAGTTCA
This genomic interval from Portunus trituberculatus isolate SZX2019 chromosome 10, ASM1759143v1, whole genome shotgun sequence contains the following:
- the LOC123501800 gene encoding cuticle protein 21-like, translating into MALKVVLLSALVAAALARPDTPYHPPASSYHAPAPDAPPRYDYNYAVVDDYSGNNYNAQEARDGYDTQGSYLVQLPDGRLQRVTYTVNGDSGFVADVTYEGEAQYAPQRYAPAPPPSYRPAPTPPAYQ